A window from Leptotrichia sp. oral taxon 215 str. W9775 encodes these proteins:
- a CDS encoding RNA polymerase sigma factor RpoD/SigA: MEENNLNLISLYLSDIQKFHLLSKEEEYELLKKIREENDEQARQLLILSNLRLVISTAKKSLGNGLPLIDLISEGNIGLIKAINKFDYTKGHRFSTYAVWWIKQSIKKAIINTGRDIRIPSYKYEQLAKVNKVITDYVALHGESPSTSYIAKEVELKESKVILLLNEFQDVISLNETIGDNIYLEDIIGKNDDVEEKIIKEDQLSEMRDLLDNTLTEREKEILELRYGLYNNKIHTLKEIGSILNITRERVRQIEKKAIIKLKNHFKEYKEIL, encoded by the coding sequence ATGGAAGAGAATAATTTAAATTTGATTTCTCTCTATTTGAGTGATATTCAGAAATTTCATTTGCTGTCAAAAGAAGAGGAATATGAACTTTTAAAGAAAATTAGAGAAGAAAATGATGAGCAGGCGAGACAGTTATTAATTTTATCAAATTTAAGGCTGGTTATAAGTACTGCAAAAAAGTCACTTGGTAACGGTCTTCCGCTAATTGACCTGATTAGTGAGGGAAATATAGGATTAATAAAGGCAATAAATAAATTTGACTACACTAAGGGACATAGATTTAGCACATACGCAGTATGGTGGATTAAACAGTCTATAAAGAAAGCGATAATTAATACAGGAAGAGATATAAGAATACCTTCCTATAAATACGAACAGCTTGCCAAAGTAAATAAAGTAATTACAGATTATGTAGCACTACATGGGGAATCCCCGTCAACTTCATACATTGCAAAGGAAGTGGAATTGAAGGAAAGTAAGGTAATCCTTCTTTTAAATGAATTTCAGGATGTAATATCCCTAAATGAAACAATAGGAGATAATATTTATCTGGAAGATATCATTGGGAAAAATGATGATGTTGAAGAAAAAATTATTAAGGAAGATCAGTTATCAGAAATGAGAGATCTGCTTGACAATACCCTTACAGAAAGGGAAAAGGAGATACTCGAACTGAGATATGGTCTTTATAATAATAAAATACACACTCTAAAAGAAATAGGTTCTATTTTAAACATTACAAGGGAAAGAGTAAGACAAATAGAGAAAAAGGCAATTATAAAATTGAAAAATCATTTTAAAGAG